A part of Salvelinus alpinus chromosome 23, SLU_Salpinus.1, whole genome shotgun sequence genomic DNA contains:
- the LOC139550964 gene encoding tissue factor-like produces MEDVRTFLHFGVLLSSVLFTIGAAGEDYFPEAMDVQWVSNNFKTILTWGPEPTNYTYTVEFSRFGKDRQRNPHCIRSSRTECDLTNELQNLQETYSADILSEPLPGVTSDLVEFPYTRAERFSPYKHTKIGGPAFKIVQSEDKTMMTLHIQDPLTPLYKDEQLLTIRDIFKNDLKYRVVYNKAGSTGKKEKMSDLRNVELTNLDKGQSYCFMVAAYIPSRSAQKRLGDWSKPQCSPRESKTIFEEFSFGVISGAIGIMLAIFIILIILTVVCCKLCCCKKTKTVDKDNLQMSPV; encoded by the exons ATGGAGGATGTAAGGACTTTCCTTCACTTTGGAGTTTTACTCTCATCGGTACTATTCACAATTGGAGCAGCTG GTGAAGATTATTTCCCTGAGGCAATGGATGTTCAGTGGGTGTCCAATAACTTCAAGACTATTCTAACATGGGGCCCTGAGCCTACCAACTACACATACACTGTTGAATTCTCTAG GTTTGGTAAGGACAGACAAAGGAACCCTCACTGCATCCGGAGCTCGAGGACAGAGTGTGACCTCACCAACGAGCTGCAGAACCTGCAGGAGACCTACTCTGCCGACATCCTATCAGAACCCCTACCCGGCGTTACCTCTGACCTTGTGGAGTTCCCCTACACCCGAGCCGAAAGGTTCAGCCCTTACAAACACA CTAAAATAGGAGGACCCGCTTTCAAGATTGTGCAGAGCGAAGACAAGACCATGATGACGCTCCACATCCAGGACCCTCTCACTCCCCTCTACAAAGATGAGCAGCTGTTAACGATCAGAGACATCTTCAAGAACGACCTGAAATACAGAGTGGTATACAACAAAGCTGGGAGCACAGGAAAG AAAGAGAAGATGTCAGACCTGAGAAATGTAGAGCTGACCAATCTGGATAAAGGACAGAGCTACTGCTTCATGGTGGCAGCCTATATCCCCTCTCGTTCTGCACAGAAGAGACTGGGAGATTGGAGCAAGCCACAGTGCTCACCCAGAGAGAGCAAGACCATCTTTGAGG AATTCAGTTTTGGTGTGATCTCAGGTGCCATTGGCATCATGCTGGCTATATTCATCATCCTAATCATTCTCACCGTGGTGTGTTGCAAACTCTGCTGCTGCAAAAAGACCAAAACAGTGGACAAGGATAACCTGCAGATGAGTCCagtgtaa